A genomic window from Flavobacterium johnsoniae includes:
- a CDS encoding polyprenyl synthetase family protein, with translation MHDISQYQDFFIDYLKKQNIHKEPVNLYEPIEYILGLGGKRIRPVLTLMAAEVFNTDYTTALPAAMAVEVFHNFSLVHDDIMDDAPLRRGQVTVHEKWNLNTGILSGDAMLILAYQYFEQYEPNVFRNLAKLFSKTALEVCEGQQWDVDFETRKDVTIPEYLKMIEYKTAVLVAAAMKMGAIVAKTSEKEADLIYDFGLNLGLAFQLQDDYLDAFGDPETFGKQVGGDIIENKKTYLYLKALEFSSKEKASELEQLFTLQLENNIEKIETAKTIFNESGASKATQEAIEMHTFKAFETLEKMEINSEKKDVLRTFGENLMGRKV, from the coding sequence ATGCACGATATTAGTCAGTACCAGGATTTTTTTATTGATTATTTAAAAAAGCAAAATATTCACAAAGAGCCTGTAAACCTTTATGAGCCGATTGAATATATTTTAGGACTTGGCGGAAAACGCATTCGTCCGGTTTTGACTTTAATGGCTGCAGAAGTTTTTAATACTGATTACACTACTGCGCTTCCCGCGGCCATGGCTGTTGAAGTTTTCCATAATTTTTCTCTTGTTCATGATGATATAATGGATGATGCGCCTTTGAGAAGAGGTCAAGTAACGGTTCATGAAAAATGGAATCTAAACACCGGAATCCTTTCTGGCGATGCCATGTTGATCTTGGCGTATCAATATTTTGAACAATACGAACCAAATGTTTTTAGAAACCTAGCCAAATTATTCAGTAAAACAGCTCTTGAAGTTTGCGAAGGACAACAATGGGATGTTGATTTCGAAACTCGTAAAGATGTTACGATTCCGGAATATTTGAAAATGATTGAGTATAAAACAGCCGTTTTGGTTGCTGCTGCTATGAAAATGGGTGCAATTGTGGCTAAAACTTCAGAAAAAGAAGCTGATTTAATTTACGATTTTGGACTGAATTTAGGTTTAGCTTTCCAATTGCAAGACGATTATTTAGATGCTTTTGGAGATCCAGAAACTTTTGGAAAACAAGTTGGAGGCGATATTATAGAAAATAAAAAGACATATTTATATCTTAAAGCTTTAGAATTTTCTTCTAAAGAAAAAGCCTCAGAATTAGAGCAATTATTTACGCTTCAATTAGAAAATAATATCGAAAAAATAGAAACAGCTAAAACTATTTTTAATGAATCTGGTGCTTCAAAAGCAACGCAAGAAGCTATCGAAATGCACACTTTTAAAGCTTTTGAAACTTTAGAAAAAATGGAAATTAATTCTGAAAAGAAAGATGTTTTGAGAACTTTCGGAGAGAATTTAATGGGACGTAAGGTTTAG